One genomic window of Anaerofustis stercorihominis DSM 17244 includes the following:
- a CDS encoding amino acid ABC transporter ATP-binding protein → MSKLRVTDLHKSFKKLEVLKGIDLEITEGEVVCIIGPSGSGKSTFLRCLNLLEVPTKGEIEIDDQLITDKKNDINKMRENIGMVFQQFNLFPHLTVKKNIMLAPVDLKLKTAEEAEKKAYELLDRVGLREKADVYPKKLSGGQQQRVAIARALAMEPDIMMFDEPTSALDPEMVGEVLGVMKELAAQGMTMVIVTHEIGFAREVADRVIFMDEGVIIEQGPPKEVINNPQNQRTKDFLNKVL, encoded by the coding sequence ATGAGTAAATTAAGAGTGACGGATTTACATAAATCCTTTAAAAAGTTAGAAGTATTAAAAGGCATTGATCTTGAAATCACGGAAGGGGAAGTGGTTTGTATTATCGGACCTTCGGGTTCGGGGAAAAGTACTTTTCTAAGATGTTTAAATTTATTGGAAGTTCCGACTAAAGGCGAAATTGAGATTGATGATCAGTTAATTACAGACAAGAAAAATGATATTAACAAAATGAGAGAAAATATAGGAATGGTATTCCAGCAATTCAATCTTTTCCCTCATTTGACGGTAAAGAAAAATATAATGCTTGCTCCCGTGGATCTGAAACTTAAAACTGCGGAGGAAGCGGAAAAGAAAGCTTACGAACTACTGGATAGAGTAGGCTTAAGAGAAAAAGCCGATGTTTATCCAAAGAAGCTTTCCGGAGGTCAGCAACAAAGGGTAGCTATAGCGAGAGCTCTTGCAATGGAGCCTGATATAATGATGTTCGATGAACCTACATCTGCCCTTGACCCTGAAATGGTAGGGGAAGTTCTGGGTGTTATGAAGGAACTTGCCGCACAGGGTATGACAATGGTTATCGTAACTCATGAAATCGGATTTGCCCGAGAAGTTGCGGACAGGGTGATTTTTATGGACGAAGGCGTTATCATAGAACAAGGACCGCCTAAAGAAGTAATAAACAACCCTCAAAATCAAAGAACGAAAGACTTTTTAAATAAAGTTTTATAA
- the truB gene encoding tRNA pseudouridine(55) synthase TruB: MLNGVICINKEQDMTSHDVCFKVRKILGTKKVGHSGTLDPMAEGVMGVLVGRSTKLSSYITSFDKEYIAGIKFGKDSDSYDIWTDMKDVPIPDFTKKDFKKVINRFVGDITQTPPIYSAIKVKGKPLYKYALKGEEVEIPSREVCIDSIEIIETNLPYSAKIKVSCSKGTYIRSLIHDIGVSLGTSAVMNSLVRTKNGVLNIEDSITLSNLEDKVKSGRVDEVIKRDDYFLTDIHRVDVNPSSGKILLNGNGLIKKNLITPTDDIKPGTTVRLYLEDKFIGLGKKTDEEGILIRPIKILYGE, encoded by the coding sequence ATGTTAAACGGCGTAATTTGCATAAATAAAGAACAGGACATGACAAGCCACGATGTGTGCTTTAAAGTAAGAAAAATACTGGGTACAAAGAAAGTCGGACATAGCGGTACATTAGACCCTATGGCGGAAGGTGTGATGGGTGTTTTGGTAGGCAGGAGCACTAAGCTTTCAAGCTATATAACAAGCTTTGATAAAGAGTATATAGCCGGTATAAAGTTCGGCAAAGACTCTGACAGCTACGATATATGGACGGATATGAAAGATGTGCCCATACCCGATTTTACCAAGAAAGATTTTAAAAAAGTCATAAATCGTTTTGTGGGGGATATAACTCAGACCCCGCCCATTTATTCTGCAATAAAAGTAAAAGGAAAACCTTTATATAAATACGCACTCAAAGGGGAGGAAGTAGAAATACCTTCAAGAGAAGTCTGTATAGACAGTATAGAAATCATAGAAACAAACCTTCCTTACAGTGCAAAAATAAAGGTCTCATGCTCAAAAGGGACTTATATAAGAAGCCTTATACACGATATAGGCGTATCACTCGGTACTTCTGCCGTCATGAATAGCTTGGTCAGGACGAAAAACGGGGTGCTTAACATCGAGGACAGCATTACATTATCAAATCTTGAAGACAAAGTAAAATCGGGCAGAGTGGATGAAGTGATAAAGCGTGACGATTACTTCCTTACGGATATACATAGGGTGGACGTAAATCCATCAAGCGGTAAAATACTTCTTAACGGGAATGGTCTTATAAAGAAAAATCTCATAACTCCCACCGATGATATAAAACCCGGGACTACAGTGAGATTATATCTTGAAGATAAATTCATAGGGCTTGGGAAAAAGACAGACGAAGAAGGTATTTTAATAAGACCGATAAAGATATTATATGGGGAATAA
- a CDS encoding DHH family phosphoesterase, whose amino-acid sequence MIDKFIKKLESYNSFLIITHENPDGDALGSSVALKRTLELIGKEVDLYAQTPIPVNLEDLIKESDITSLDDLKTGYDVCLCLDCSSEDYLFGGNLKNLCGDMIVIDHHVTNSRYGDINMVSEKASATGELIFMISSAILGTIPKYIASLLYVAISTDTGSFSYSNTTPATHIIGAKLLKCGVEQGKLSEMVKLKDITSLFVRKKSLESIYAFKENQILVMVLDDENINGETDTEGLIDAIRYIKGCKVAALVKRIDDESFKVSLRSGGSEVDVSNIAHHYGGGGHKKAAGFTFKGSKNEILTIIKDIDLEV is encoded by the coding sequence ATGATAGATAAATTTATAAAAAAACTTGAAAGCTATAATTCTTTTTTGATAATAACACATGAAAACCCGGACGGTGATGCTCTGGGTTCTTCTGTTGCTCTTAAAAGGACATTGGAACTTATTGGCAAAGAGGTGGATCTGTATGCTCAAACACCTATCCCCGTAAATCTCGAAGATTTGATAAAAGAGAGTGATATAACTTCTCTCGATGATCTAAAGACGGGATATGACGTTTGTTTGTGCCTCGACTGTTCCAGCGAGGATTATCTTTTCGGAGGGAACCTAAAAAACCTCTGCGGGGATATGATCGTTATCGACCACCACGTTACAAACAGCCGTTACGGAGATATAAACATGGTAAGCGAAAAGGCTTCCGCTACCGGAGAACTTATATTTATGATAAGCTCTGCAATACTCGGTACAATACCTAAGTATATCGCAAGCCTGTTATACGTTGCCATATCTACGGACACCGGAAGTTTTTCTTATTCAAACACTACTCCCGCCACTCACATAATAGGAGCTAAGCTTTTGAAATGCGGCGTTGAGCAGGGTAAATTAAGCGAAATGGTGAAGCTCAAAGATATCACCAGCTTATTTGTAAGGAAAAAATCTTTGGAGAGCATTTACGCTTTCAAGGAAAATCAAATCCTTGTTATGGTGCTTGATGATGAGAACATCAATGGTGAAACGGATACCGAAGGGCTCATAGACGCCATAAGATATATCAAAGGCTGTAAAGTCGCTGCGTTGGTTAAGAGGATAGATGATGAGAGCTTCAAAGTTTCCCTTAGAAGCGGAGGATCGGAAGTTGACGTGTCGAATATCGCTCATCACTACGGAGGCGGCGGACATAAAAAGGCTGCGGGCTTTACCTTCAAAGGAAGCAAAAATGAGATTTTGACTATCATAAAAGATATTGATTTAGAGGTTTAA
- the rsgA gene encoding ribosome small subunit-dependent GTPase A — MNNSLTKYGADERFLTLAKEYKDLKLARVISQYKGIYKIIMEEGECLAKVSGKFMNEAYHASDYPAVGDYVMTDGFRKKGETSVIHRVLDRKSVFKRSAAGSKKEMQIVASNVDIIFICMALNNDYNINRLERYMTLSWDSGAKPVIILTKSDLSENIDNILNEVTSVTFTDDIILTTNKDESSYEKIYEYLKPGITGAFIGSSGVGKSTIINHLLGREIIKTSGLRNDDKGRHTTTTRDLILLKDGGIVIDTPGMRELGTGFAETSRGFEDIEELISKCKFSDCTHTGEPGCKVREAIEKGTLDLRRYENYEKIKRENKYAGLNSKEIEKEKLNQMFKSVGGMKKARKYLKDKDKRK, encoded by the coding sequence ATGAATAATAGTTTAACAAAATACGGTGCTGACGAAAGGTTTTTAACGTTAGCAAAAGAATATAAAGATTTAAAACTTGCAAGAGTGATTTCTCAGTATAAAGGGATTTATAAGATAATCATGGAAGAGGGCGAATGTCTGGCAAAGGTATCGGGAAAATTTATGAATGAGGCATACCATGCATCGGACTATCCCGCAGTCGGCGACTATGTCATGACTGACGGCTTCAGAAAAAAAGGTGAAACTTCCGTTATACACCGCGTGCTTGACAGAAAAAGCGTATTTAAAAGAAGTGCCGCAGGTTCTAAAAAAGAAATGCAGATAGTTGCTTCAAACGTCGATATTATATTTATTTGCATGGCTTTAAACAACGACTATAATATAAACAGGCTGGAAAGATACATGACCCTTTCTTGGGACAGCGGAGCAAAGCCGGTAATAATCCTAACGAAATCCGACTTGTCCGAAAACATAGATAATATCCTGAATGAGGTAACTTCCGTCACTTTCACAGACGATATAATCCTTACAACAAACAAAGACGAGAGTTCTTATGAAAAAATATATGAATATTTAAAGCCGGGTATTACAGGCGCATTCATAGGTTCTTCGGGCGTGGGGAAATCGACCATAATAAATCATCTGCTGGGCAGAGAGATAATAAAGACTTCCGGGCTTAGAAATGATGATAAGGGAAGACACACCACCACAACCAGAGATTTGATATTACTGAAGGACGGAGGCATAGTGATAGATACCCCGGGAATGAGAGAACTGGGAACGGGCTTTGCCGAAACATCGAGAGGATTTGAAGATATCGAAGAACTCATTTCAAAATGTAAGTTCTCAGACTGTACTCACACGGGAGAACCCGGATGTAAAGTAAGAGAAGCGATTGAAAAGGGAACTTTGGATTTAAGAAGATATGAGAACTACGAAAAAATAAAAAGAGAAAATAAATACGCAGGGCTTAATTCCAAGGAAATAGAAAAAGAAAAATTAAATCAGATGTTTAAAAGCGTCGGAGGAATGAAGAAAGCAAGAAAATATTTAAAAGACAAAGATAAAAGAAAATAA
- a CDS encoding amino acid ABC transporter permease: protein MNFLEVFSGATPLLLEGLAMTVQITIISLIIAFFLGLFSCVMGISSFKPFKAISKFYLWLIRGTPLLVQCFFVYFGLPQLIQSFGIDFRLTAYSAGIITLSLNAGAYMSEIFRGGIQAVDKGQMEAARSLGLPKGRAMIKVILPQALKICIPSLVNQFIITLKDTSIISTISLAEVVYAANIYIGRTMNSFATWTLVGLMYLVVVTLLSSLSNYIERRISNE from the coding sequence ATGAATTTTTTAGAAGTCTTTTCCGGTGCAACGCCTCTTCTTTTGGAAGGGCTTGCGATGACAGTACAAATTACTATAATATCATTAATAATAGCGTTTTTCTTAGGGCTTTTTTCATGCGTGATGGGAATTTCCAGCTTTAAGCCTTTCAAAGCCATTTCTAAATTTTATCTATGGCTTATCAGAGGGACTCCTCTTTTGGTACAATGTTTCTTTGTATACTTCGGTCTTCCTCAGCTCATACAGTCTTTCGGTATAGATTTCAGACTAACCGCATATTCTGCGGGCATCATAACACTTTCTTTAAATGCCGGTGCTTATATGTCTGAAATATTCAGAGGCGGTATCCAAGCGGTGGATAAAGGACAAATGGAAGCGGCAAGAAGTCTCGGACTACCTAAAGGCAGAGCCATGATAAAGGTTATTTTACCCCAAGCACTAAAAATATGTATACCTTCACTTGTAAACCAATTTATTATTACACTAAAGGATACATCTATTATTTCTACCATAAGTTTAGCGGAAGTCGTTTATGCCGCTAATATTTATATCGGTAGGACAATGAATTCTTTTGCTACTTGGACTCTTGTCGGACTTATGTATCTAGTCGTTGTTACCCTACTTTCTTCGCTTTCTAATTATATTGAAAGGAGAATAAGTAATGAGTAA
- a CDS encoding bifunctional riboflavin kinase/FAD synthetase gives MKIVHSFDAVDKNEPLSLAFGYFDGIHLGHRKIIEENNKDLKNCVVTFDKHPMDLINKDKSPKMLMTMEEKEGYLEKMGVDYLFIIHFDSNFMNLTDRQFISLVIDNVNMKKMKVGFNYHFGKNGRGNADFLRKVSKEEGFELEVVDEYKIDDERVCSTAIRNLIYEGNISKANKFLGRPYSITGKVVEGKHLGKQIGIPTANIFPDPVKAIPKRGVYVTRVTIDDEIYYGISNVGINPTFNEEPKVETNIFDFDGDIYGKEIKVEFLEFEREERAFESIDELKKTIEKSIKFGRDYIAHKLNY, from the coding sequence ATGAAGATAGTACATTCTTTTGACGCAGTAGATAAAAATGAACCATTATCTTTGGCATTCGGATACTTTGACGGTATCCATCTGGGTCACAGAAAAATAATCGAAGAAAATAATAAAGACTTAAAGAACTGTGTGGTAACATTCGATAAACATCCCATGGATCTCATAAACAAGGACAAGTCTCCCAAAATGCTCATGACCATGGAAGAAAAGGAAGGATACCTTGAAAAAATGGGTGTGGATTATTTGTTTATAATCCATTTCGATTCCAATTTTATGAACCTTACCGACAGGCAGTTCATAAGTCTCGTGATAGACAATGTAAACATGAAAAAAATGAAAGTCGGTTTCAATTACCATTTCGGTAAAAACGGAAGAGGGAACGCCGACTTCTTAAGAAAGGTTTCAAAGGAAGAGGGCTTTGAACTCGAAGTAGTCGATGAATATAAAATAGACGATGAGAGAGTCTGCTCCACTGCCATAAGAAACCTCATATACGAAGGAAATATCAGTAAGGCAAATAAGTTTTTGGGAAGACCTTATTCCATTACGGGAAAAGTCGTGGAAGGAAAACATCTCGGCAAACAAATAGGTATACCCACGGCAAATATTTTCCCCGACCCCGTAAAAGCTATACCCAAAAGGGGAGTGTATGTAACAAGAGTTACCATAGATGATGAAATATATTATGGGATAAGCAATGTAGGGATAAATCCCACGTTTAACGAAGAGCCGAAAGTAGAAACAAATATATTCGATTTCGACGGGGATATATACGGTAAAGAAATAAAGGTGGAATTCCTCGAATTCGAAAGAGAAGAAAGAGCTTTTGAAAGTATCGACGAACTTAAGAAGACAATTGAAAAAAGTATAAAGTTCGGAAGAGATTATATAGCTCATAAACTTAATTATTAA
- a CDS encoding ClpP family protease: MKNKDELKMNNQEDFDLSHESDFDDETLNRLKELGQLNDGYNSGIQTISIIGEIEGHIEAGSPKKSTKYEHIIPMIIDVEEKDEIKGVLLILNTMGGDVEAGLAISELISGMSKPCVTLVLGGSHSIGVPLAVSGSYSFIVPTATMMIHPIRTTGLVIGVLQSFLYFQKMQERITEFVVEHSNVDKELFNKIMLNTDELVNDMGSVLVGEQAVEIGLIDAVGSLSDARNKLFELIREYEHEKCKSKEDKNKNSTKKSKGSSKNNKKEDNGGK; encoded by the coding sequence ATGAAAAATAAAGACGAATTAAAAATGAACAATCAAGAAGACTTTGATTTATCTCACGAATCTGATTTTGACGATGAAACTCTGAACAGATTAAAAGAGCTTGGACAGCTGAACGACGGATATAACAGCGGGATACAGACTATAAGCATTATCGGAGAAATAGAAGGTCATATAGAAGCGGGTTCTCCGAAAAAATCCACTAAGTACGAACATATAATCCCGATGATAATTGACGTGGAAGAAAAAGACGAAATAAAAGGAGTGCTTCTCATTTTAAACACAATGGGAGGAGATGTGGAAGCGGGGCTTGCTATATCCGAACTTATTTCGGGAATGAGCAAACCATGCGTTACATTAGTCCTCGGAGGGAGTCACAGCATAGGAGTACCTCTTGCGGTAAGCGGAAGCTATTCATTTATCGTTCCGACAGCTACTATGATGATACATCCGATAAGGACTACGGGACTTGTGATAGGAGTACTTCAAAGTTTTCTGTACTTCCAAAAAATGCAGGAAAGGATAACGGAATTCGTAGTGGAACATTCCAATGTGGATAAGGAGTTATTCAATAAAATAATGCTAAATACCGATGAGCTGGTAAATGATATGGGTTCGGTCCTTGTGGGAGAACAAGCGGTTGAAATAGGACTTATTGATGCTGTAGGTTCTCTTAGCGATGCAAGGAACAAATTATTTGAACTTATCAGAGAATACGAACATGAAAAGTGCAAAAGCAAAGAAGATAAAAACAAAAACAGCACTAAGAAAAGCAAGGGCAGCAGTAAAAACAACAAAAAAGAGGATAACGGAGGTAAATAA
- a CDS encoding leucine-rich repeat domain-containing protein translates to MKSKRLLAVMLSGFMVLGSMTPVFAEELKNENTKDNAVVSEEQQGTDVNSSEEVKTNDEAVTDKVNEDKTSENVKAEENTSSNEPSKTVKSSSKTSKAVVTGQFDETTGFKFSYDEDTKEAALTGVGTFSATEESFTVPREVNVAGSDEKYTVTSIETGAFFDEAPFASIKYLTIPKNIEFVGFASFGEAFKNVETVTFEEGSHLKEIGSGAFCYLSKIKSITIPKSVEKIDYNTFSGCSSLSSFEFEEGSALKSLGSSGAVFDECPNLTSIVLPKSLEVLAGFKSSSITSIAFEEGSKIKTIANYAFSGSKITEITIPKSVESIGDSAFSDCSDLTSITFEKGSALTSIGFKTFSDSGIKSITIPKNVTTLGSSAFSGCSALEMIDTEEGSALTSINYISSGDCDNLKTIRMTSPNITSVDSDLGEKGNGSKINGFTIIAHKGSAASKSALYQYYEDNNDGSWVFKTDGICHGSDEVASTRVEPTCLTPGSVTYQAGTCECGNEVSEQVSVVLPVSRTHDYKDITDKEATCTVKGSKHRECSVCGDKEDGSDVDIPMLAHTYAEIIDTPATCTEEGSKHSECSVCNTKKENSDEKIGVLPHTFDKEVVDKEATYTEEGSKHTECSVCGTKKEGSDVVIPKIVKEEDKNNNNNGDSTSNGSTVTKTGSDKTAVNNPQTSDEMNMVLYALLSFVSLGAVSTVGYKIKKRNI, encoded by the coding sequence ATGAAGAGTAAGAGATTACTGGCAGTAATGCTGAGCGGGTTTATGGTGTTAGGAAGCATGACACCTGTGTTTGCCGAAGAATTAAAGAATGAAAACACGAAGGACAATGCCGTAGTAAGCGAAGAACAACAGGGAACTGACGTAAATAGCAGCGAAGAAGTTAAGACTAACGATGAAGCTGTAACAGATAAAGTTAATGAAGATAAAACATCAGAGAATGTGAAAGCGGAAGAAAATACTTCTTCAAATGAGCCTTCTAAAACGGTTAAGTCGTCTTCAAAGACATCTAAGGCAGTGGTTACGGGTCAATTTGATGAAACAACAGGGTTTAAATTCAGTTATGATGAGGATACAAAGGAAGCGGCGCTTACGGGTGTCGGTACTTTTAGTGCTACAGAAGAAAGCTTTACCGTACCAAGGGAAGTAAACGTTGCGGGAAGTGATGAAAAATATACAGTAACGTCTATTGAAACAGGTGCTTTTTTCGATGAGGCTCCTTTTGCTTCAATAAAATATCTGACAATACCTAAAAATATTGAATTTGTTGGATTTGCATCTTTTGGGGAAGCTTTTAAAAATGTAGAAACAGTGACCTTTGAAGAGGGGAGTCATTTAAAAGAAATAGGTTCAGGTGCTTTTTGCTATTTATCTAAAATAAAGAGTATAACGATACCAAAGTCAGTAGAAAAAATAGACTACAATACTTTTTCTGGTTGTTCGTCTTTATCTTCCTTTGAATTTGAAGAAGGCAGTGCTTTAAAGTCTTTGGGAAGTAGTGGTGCTGTTTTTGACGAATGTCCTAACTTAACTTCAATAGTATTACCTAAAAGCTTGGAAGTTTTAGCTGGATTTAAATCCAGTAGTATTACAAGTATAGCTTTTGAAGAAGGCTCAAAGATTAAAACTATTGCAAATTATGCTTTCAGTGGGTCTAAAATAACCGAAATAACTATACCAAAATCTGTAGAGTCTATAGGTGACAGCGCTTTTTCAGATTGTTCCGATTTAACTTCCATTACTTTTGAAAAGGGCAGTGCATTGACTTCAATAGGGTTTAAGACATTTTCTGACTCCGGGATCAAAAGTATAACCATTCCCAAAAACGTTACCACTTTGGGTTCAAGTGCTTTTTCAGGTTGTTCTGCTTTGGAAATGATTGATACCGAAGAAGGAAGTGCTTTAACTTCAATAAATTATATATCATCCGGTGATTGTGATAATTTAAAGACTATCAGGATGACGAGTCCTAACATTACATCTGTTGATAGTGATTTAGGTGAAAAAGGTAACGGTTCAAAGATAAACGGATTTACCATAATAGCTCATAAAGGCTCCGCGGCTTCAAAGAGTGCATTATATCAATACTATGAAGATAATAATGATGGTTCTTGGGTATTTAAAACCGACGGCATATGCCACGGATCGGATGAAGTGGCGTCGACGAGAGTTGAACCTACATGTTTGACCCCAGGAAGTGTTACATATCAAGCTGGAACATGCGAATGCGGGAATGAAGTAAGCGAACAAGTCAGTGTTGTACTTCCCGTAAGCAGAACTCATGATTATAAAGATATTACAGATAAAGAAGCTACATGTACGGTCAAGGGAAGCAAACACAGAGAATGCAGTGTATGCGGGGATAAAGAAGACGGTTCCGATGTAGATATACCAATGCTTGCTCATACTTATGCAGAAATAATAGACACACCTGCAACATGTACTGAAGAGGGAAGTAAGCATTCAGAGTGCAGTGTTTGTAACACTAAAAAAGAAAATTCAGATGAGAAAATAGGAGTTTTACCTCATACTTTTGATAAAGAAGTGGTAGACAAGGAAGCTACATATACAGAAGAAGGAAGTAAGCATACAGAGTGCAGCGTCTGCGGTACTAAAAAAGAAGGTTCAGATGTCGTTATCCCAAAGATCGTAAAAGAAGAAGATAAGAATAATAATAACAATGGCGACTCAACATCAAACGGAAGTACCGTGACAAAGACAGGAAGTGATAAAACAGCGGTAAATAATCCTCAGACTTCTGATGAAATGAATATGGTTTTATATGCCCTATTGTCTTTTGTGTCTTTGGGAGCGGTAAGTACCGTGGGATATAAAATCAAGAAGAGGAATATCTAA
- a CDS encoding transporter substrate-binding domain-containing protein — translation MKKGKRILACILAVGLIVGLAGCGSKSDSKGGDKSYIIATDTTFAPFEFTDDKNNFTGIDVDILSAIAKDQGFDYELQSLGFDAAVAALESGQADGVIAGMSITDERAKKYDFSDAYYDSGVVMAIKADDSSIKSYEDLNGKKVACKTGTEGATFAESIKDKYGFEIAYFKDSPKMYEDVKTGNTVACFEDYPVMGYGISQGNGLKMVTDMEKGSSYGFAVLKGKNAELLKMFDEGLKNIKASGEYQKILDKYIANK, via the coding sequence ATGAAAAAAGGAAAGAGAATTTTAGCGTGTATATTAGCGGTAGGTTTGATAGTAGGACTTGCGGGATGCGGTTCTAAATCAGACTCAAAGGGTGGCGATAAATCTTACATAATCGCGACCGACACAACATTCGCACCGTTCGAATTCACAGATGATAAGAATAACTTTACGGGTATTGATGTTGATATCTTATCTGCAATAGCAAAAGACCAAGGTTTTGACTATGAACTTCAATCTTTGGGTTTTGATGCTGCGGTTGCGGCTTTGGAATCAGGTCAGGCTGACGGAGTTATAGCGGGGATGAGTATTACAGACGAAAGAGCAAAAAAATACGACTTTTCCGATGCTTATTACGATTCAGGCGTAGTTATGGCTATCAAGGCTGATGACAGCTCAATCAAAAGCTATGAAGATTTGAATGGCAAGAAAGTTGCTTGCAAGACAGGTACCGAAGGTGCTACATTCGCAGAATCTATCAAAGACAAATACGGATTTGAAATAGCATATTTCAAAGATTCTCCAAAGATGTACGAAGACGTTAAGACAGGTAATACCGTAGCATGTTTTGAAGATTATCCTGTTATGGGTTACGGTATCAGCCAAGGCAACGGACTTAAAATGGTAACAGATATGGAAAAAGGTTCTTCTTACGGATTTGCCGTTCTTAAAGGAAAGAACGCAGAACTTCTTAAAATGTTTGATGAAGGTTTAAAGAACATTAAAGCAAGCGGAGAATATCAAAAAATATTAGATAAATATATTGCTAACAAATAG
- the rbfA gene encoding 30S ribosome-binding factor RbfA, which yields MGYRIERVNELIKNELSLLIELELNDPRLKEAIISVVRVKATPDLKYAKVYVSVMGENNKKEEIIGVLDKAKGFLRKSIAKVLNTRNTPELIFELDNSLDYAMHIDEVLAGLDIKDDEYDR from the coding sequence ATGGGATACAGGATTGAAAGAGTAAACGAGCTTATCAAGAACGAACTGTCGCTTTTGATAGAGCTTGAACTCAATGACCCAAGGCTTAAGGAAGCCATAATAAGCGTAGTGAGAGTAAAAGCCACTCCCGATTTGAAATACGCCAAGGTATATGTAAGCGTAATGGGCGAAAATAATAAGAAAGAGGAGATTATAGGAGTTTTGGATAAAGCTAAAGGATTTCTTCGTAAATCCATAGCCAAAGTTTTGAATACTAGGAATACTCCCGAACTCATCTTTGAATTGGATAATTCTTTGGATTATGCAATGCATATTGACGAAGTTTTAGCCGGTTTAGACATTAAAGACGATGAATATGATAGATAA